CGATCGCGCCGACCGCCTCGTAGTCGGTGCCGGCGAGCAGCGACTCGAGCATGAACAGGCCGAAGGTGACCCCGAGCGCGAGCCGCTGGGCGACGCTCGTTCGGTCGACGACGACGGAGGCGACGAGGCCGATCCCGGCGCAGGCGAAGAGGTAGGGCACGGCGAACGCGTGGAGGGCGAGCAGGTCCGCCGCCGAGACGGACTCGTCGACCAGCGCGGCCGCGACGTAGACGACGACCGGCACGACGGCATTGACGACGACGATCGGGACGGCCAACGAGGCGAACTTCTCCGCGACGGTTCGCGCCCGCGAAACCGGCATCGACAGCAGGATATCCATCCGCCCGTGCTCGACGTCGCCGGCGATCGTCCCGGCGGCGAGGTAGGCCAGGTAGAGCCCGAGCATGATCGTCCAGCCGAAGATGTAGAGTTCGAAGGCGAGAAACCCCTCGAGGACGGCCATCGTTCGGATGTCGAACATCTGGATGACCCCTTCGGGATACGCCTGCAGGAACTCCTCGTCGACGTCCTCGAACGAGCCGCTGAACGAGGGGTAGATCCAGATGACGACGACGGCCAGCAGCGACATCGCGACCGACAGGTAGAGACTCCCCGTGAGTCGGTGGCGACCGTCGTACCGGGCGAGTTCAAGCATCGTCGGTCACCTCAGTTGCAGTGCCCGCGTTCTCTCGCTCCCCTGCCCGCGGCTCGAGCGCGGACGCGGACTCCGTCCCGCCGCCGTCGCCGTAAAACCGCATGAACACGTCCTCGAGCGGCGCCTCCTCGATCGAGAGATCCAGCAGCCGGTACTCGTGAAGCCGCTCGAGCAGGGCGTTGACGTCGCCGGTGAACGTGAACGTACACTCGGTGAACGCGTCGGCCGCGGCTTCTGATTCGTCCCCAGTCGCGGAATCGGCGTCCTCGGAGCGTCCTCCCTCGAGGTCGTGCACGCCGGCGAGATCGACCGCCGCCATCGGGATCGGGTCGGCGGCGCGGAGGCGGACGACCTTGCCGCTCCGGTCGAGCAGGGCGTCGACCGGTTCGACCGCGACGAGGCGGCCGTTTCGGATGATGGCGACGCGGTCGCAGAGGCGTCGCACCTCGCTCAGGACGTGCGAGGAGAAAAACACCGTCACGCCGCGGTCCCGCTCGGCTCGGAGGAACTCGGCGAACCGCTGTTGCATCAGCGGGTCGAGTCCGCCCGTCGGCTCGTCGAGGACGACGAGGTCGGGGTCGTGCATGAACGTCGTCACCAGCCCGAGCTTACGAACGTTCCCGTGGGAGTACTCTCGAACCTCGCGATCCAGCGGCGGATCGAACAACTCGAGCAGTTCGTCGCTGCGCTCGTCGCCCTTGATCGACGCGTGCAGGTCGAGGATCTCCCGCCCGGTCGCCGACTCGTCGAACGCCGGATTGTCCGGCAGGTAGCCCAGGTTCCGTTTCGCCTCGAGCAGTTCCGACTCGTCGGTGACGTCGCGGCCGAGCAGCCGGGCGGTGCCGGCCGTCGGCGAGATGAACCCGAGCAGCGTGCGGATCGTCGTCGTCTTTCCCGCGCCGTTGGGCCCGAGGTAGCCGAAAATCTCGCCCGCCTCCACCTCGAACGTCACGTCGTCGTTGGCCAGCACCTCGCCGTAGTCCTTGGTCAACCCCTCGAGTTCGATGGCCGCCATACCGACCGAAGGACGGCTACCACCATGTAGCTCACCCCTCGTTGACACGACGGCGACCCTCGAGACCGGCGACTACGGCTCGGATTCGGCCCCGTCGACGCGGCCGACGGTAACGAAGAACGGCACCGTCTCCTCGCGCTCGTACTCGCCGGTTTCCATCTGATCGACGACGTCGCGTCCCATCTCCCGCCACGCGCTGCGGAGGTCGTCGTACTCCGCTTCCGTCAACGCGCCCTCGAGCATCGTCTCGCGGTCGTCGGCCAGCCCCGCGCCAGTCGCCTTTCGGCGGGCTTCGAGCAGCGCCCCCTCGTCGTAGGGCGGCTCGACCGTCCGGACGTGATCGTACCGGCGCGTTGCGAGTAGCTCGAGGCCGGCGTCCTCGAACGCGTCGCGGGCGTCGGCCCCGAGCGCGACGTCGGTGTCCACGCCGTCGAGGTAGGCCCGCCGCGCCCGCCGCTCGAGGGCGTCCTCGCGGTCGACGCTCGAGTCGACGTCGACGGCGGCGTTGTTCGGCTCGACGGCGGCGACCAGGTCCGAGGAGACCCGGGCGAATTCGGACACTGCAGCCGCGGGGTCGGGCAGGTTGATCAACAGCGCCTGACAGACGACCAGATCGAAGGCGTCGTCCGCGAACGGCAGCCGCAGAGCATCGCCGGCGACGACCGGCACGTGTTCGCCGGCGAGCTCGAGAAGCGCTGGGTCGGCGTCGCAGCCGACGACCTCGCAGTCGGCCGGCGATTCGGCCGCGAGCACGCGACTCAGCTCGCCGGTGCCACAGCCGACGTCCAGAATCCGCTCGCGGGACGCGAGGTCGAGCGGCTCGAGGGCCTCTCGGGAGTCGTCCCACATTCCCCGTCGGGTCCGACGAAGATAGTCTTCGGAGAACTCGCGCACGGGGCGGAATAGTGACGTCTCGAGTAAAAACGGGTCGATTCGACGCGGAGTTGCCGATCGACGGCAGCAACTAACGCCGCAGACCGCCGTCCGCCGTTACTCCTCGCGCAGTTCCTTGACCTTCTGAATGTTCCACTCGAAGCCGCGACCGTCTTCGGTCGGCGTCTCGAGCGCGAAGGGCAGGTCCCGCAGGTCGGGGTGGTTGACGATGGCCTTCATGCCGTCCTCGCCGATGTAGCCCTCGCCGATGTGGGCGTGTTCGTCCTTGTGCGTGCCGACGTCGTGTTTCGAGTCGTTGAGGTGGATGTACTCGAGGTACTCGAGGCCGACCTCGTCGTCGAACCGCTGGACGGTCTCGTCGACGGCCTCGGGCGTCGTGAGGTCGTTGCCCGCGACGAGCGTGTGGGCGGTGTCGATGCAGATGCCGATGTCCGTCTCGGTGCGGTCGATGATGCCCGCGAGGTGTTCGAACTCGCCGCCGAGCTTCGTCCCGCTGCCCGCGTCGGACTCGATGAGGATCTGAACGTCGTCGGGGACCTCGAGTTCGTCGATGAGACTCGCCGCGTTGTCGAGGCCGCCCTCGACGCCCGCGCCGGTGTGCGCGCCGAGGTGGACGTTGACGTAGGGAATCCCCAACTGCGCGGCGGCGTCGAGTTCCGCCTGCATGCTCTCCTTTGACTTCCGCCGGAGGTCGTCCTTGGGGGTGCAGAGGTTGACCAGATAGGCCGAGTGGATCACCCACGGTCCCTCGAGTTGCTCCTCGGTTTCGTCCTGGAAGCCTTCGGCGGCCTCGTCGCTGATCTCGGGCTGGGCCCAGACCTGCGGCGAGGTGGTGAAGATCTGGCCGCAGTTGCCGCCGAACGCGCGCTGGCGGTGGACGGCGTTGCGGATGTCGTCGTACGGGGGCGTCTCGTCGTCGGAGGAGACGCGCGAGCCGGAGATCGAAACGTGTGCGCCGACCTTCATGGTCATGGATTCCCGTCAGTACCGGTTCGTGATAGGTACTTCGGACCCGATCGGCGCCGACGCGAGGCGCCGCCGCGCGCTACTGCTCGCCCGCCTCGAGCACCTCGCGATCGCGGATCCACGCGTCCGATCCGTACTTTCGGTCGGCCAGATCGCGGGCGGCCTCGAGTTCCCGATCCTGCCAGTCGCCCGCGTCGGCGTCGCACCAGTCTCGGAGCGCGTCGCCGATCGTTGCGACCGCCTCCTCGCGCGCGGTTTCGCCTCCCGTCTGCTCGCGGATGCTCGTCACGCGATCGGTAAACGTCGACGCCTCGAGGTCGGCGTCGAACGTTCCGACGTGGCGCTCGGGCTCGAGGTCGAAGCTGATCGAGCCGTGCTGGATGACGACGTCGCGCTGGCGGTACTGGGCGTTGCCGCTGATCTTCTTCGGCGCGGGGTTGCCGTCGTCCCCGCTCGAGTCTCCGCGCTCGTCTCCGTCATCGGTCGCGGCCGAAGACGCGGGTGCAACGATGTCGTGGGCCGGATGGATGTCCCGCAAGTAACAGGACGGCTGGTAGATCGCGTCCTGTTCGCTCGAGGCGAAGTCGGCGTCGACGCCCAGCCGCTCGAACGCCTCGAGGATCGGCTCGCAGAACAGCGCGTAGCAGTCCATCAGGTCGCCCGGCACCTCGTCGGCCGGGGCGACGATCGTGTAGGAGATGTCGACGCGGCGGTCGTGGTAGATCCCGCCGCCGCCGGTCTGCCTGCGGGTGACGTCGATCCCCTCGCGATCGCAGTAGTTCCAGTCGACCGTCTCGGCGTCCTGCCGGTAGCCCAGCGAGAGCGTGCTCGGCTCCCAAGCGTAGGTTCGGACGGTTCGAACGCCGTCCTCGAGCGCCGTCTCGGCGGCGATCTCCTCGAGGGCCATTTGGGTCGCGCCGTCGCGGGGATCGTCGCGGATCAGCCGCCACTCCCGGTCGGCGAGGGCGTCGTGGTCGTCGCTGTCTGCGGCGTCGGTCATACCCGTCTAGTCGCGCTCGACGGAATTAGGCTTAGGGGACTCGAGCGGGTGCCGACGTCCTAATTACTCGTTGCG
The DNA window shown above is from Halopiger xanaduensis SH-6 and carries:
- a CDS encoding deoxyribonuclease IV encodes the protein MKVGAHVSISGSRVSSDDETPPYDDIRNAVHRQRAFGGNCGQIFTTSPQVWAQPEISDEAAEGFQDETEEQLEGPWVIHSAYLVNLCTPKDDLRRKSKESMQAELDAAAQLGIPYVNVHLGAHTGAGVEGGLDNAASLIDELEVPDDVQILIESDAGSGTKLGGEFEHLAGIIDRTETDIGICIDTAHTLVAGNDLTTPEAVDETVQRFDDEVGLEYLEYIHLNDSKHDVGTHKDEHAHIGEGYIGEDGMKAIVNHPDLRDLPFALETPTEDGRGFEWNIQKVKELREE
- a CDS encoding ABC transporter permease subunit; its protein translation is MLELARYDGRHRLTGSLYLSVAMSLLAVVVIWIYPSFSGSFEDVDEEFLQAYPEGVIQMFDIRTMAVLEGFLAFELYIFGWTIMLGLYLAYLAAGTIAGDVEHGRMDILLSMPVSRARTVAEKFASLAVPIVVVNAVVPVVVYVAAALVDESVSAADLLALHAFAVPYLFACAGIGLVASVVVDRTSVAQRLALGVTFGLFMLESLLAGTDYEAVGAIAPMRYFDPNAILLESSYDLVDAGVLVAMTLVLLAASQWWFRRRDIA
- a CDS encoding lipoate--protein ligase family protein, which translates into the protein MTDAADSDDHDALADREWRLIRDDPRDGATQMALEEIAAETALEDGVRTVRTYAWEPSTLSLGYRQDAETVDWNYCDREGIDVTRRQTGGGGIYHDRRVDISYTIVAPADEVPGDLMDCYALFCEPILEAFERLGVDADFASSEQDAIYQPSCYLRDIHPAHDIVAPASSAATDDGDERGDSSGDDGNPAPKKISGNAQYRQRDVVIQHGSISFDLEPERHVGTFDADLEASTFTDRVTSIREQTGGETAREEAVATIGDALRDWCDADAGDWQDRELEAARDLADRKYGSDAWIRDREVLEAGEQ
- a CDS encoding class I SAM-dependent methyltransferase; translated protein: MREFSEDYLRRTRRGMWDDSREALEPLDLASRERILDVGCGTGELSRVLAAESPADCEVVGCDADPALLELAGEHVPVVAGDALRLPFADDAFDLVVCQALLINLPDPAAAVSEFARVSSDLVAAVEPNNAAVDVDSSVDREDALERRARRAYLDGVDTDVALGADARDAFEDAGLELLATRRYDHVRTVEPPYDEGALLEARRKATGAGLADDRETMLEGALTEAEYDDLRSAWREMGRDVVDQMETGEYEREETVPFFVTVGRVDGAESEP
- a CDS encoding ABC transporter ATP-binding protein — its product is MAAIELEGLTKDYGEVLANDDVTFEVEAGEIFGYLGPNGAGKTTTIRTLLGFISPTAGTARLLGRDVTDESELLEAKRNLGYLPDNPAFDESATGREILDLHASIKGDERSDELLELFDPPLDREVREYSHGNVRKLGLVTTFMHDPDLVVLDEPTGGLDPLMQQRFAEFLRAERDRGVTVFFSSHVLSEVRRLCDRVAIIRNGRLVAVEPVDALLDRSGKVVRLRAADPIPMAAVDLAGVHDLEGGRSEDADSATGDESEAAADAFTECTFTFTGDVNALLERLHEYRLLDLSIEEAPLEDVFMRFYGDGGGTESASALEPRAGERENAGTATEVTDDA